The Sphingobacteriales bacterium sequence GGTAAGGAGGACAAAATCAAAGACATCCGGAAAGATTTCAGCCTGCAAACGATTAAAGTGGGTGCAACTTTTGAGCTGAAAAATATCTTTTTTGATTTTGGAAAAGCCACCTTGCGGGAAGAATCCAAAACCGAACTAAACAAGTTGGTTGACATCATGAAAAGAAGTGAAATAGTCATCGAGCTGGGGGGTCATACTGATAGTATAGGTTCTGACGAAGCCAATCTGAGACTTTCACAAGACAGGGTCAATTCCGTTAAACAATATCTCGTTGACAATGGTGTAAATCCGGATCGTATCATGGCAGTAGGTTACGGAGAAACTCAACCGATTGCTCCAAACAGCTCTGAAGAAGGCAGAGCAAAAAACAGGCGTGTGGAAGTTAAAATTCTTCAGCTACAGTTAGGCAGGGAAGGCCAGGATGTGGTTACTGAACAACCAAAAGAAGAAAAAAAGGTTGAAGAATCTTTTGATTTTTTGAGTACGCTGATGAAAGCGGCAAAAAAAGGCGGTCTTCCAACCAATAGTCCATGCTCCGACAAACCGATTTACCTGACCGAATATAAAAAAGCTCCCACTCCTACTACTACACCATCTAAAACAAAGCAGAGAAAAACTTCAAAGTATTTAGAAGTTGAAAAAGATAACTTTGTCTTCAAAACATTTAACCCATATATCAGAAACTCAAATTTTGAAAAACAAACCATCAATTCCGGGGTTGTTTATGAAGGCGGAGGACTCGGTGCCGGAGTAAGTTTTGTCAGCGAAAAACTAAGAGAAACCAATTTTGAATATTTCTTTCTGAATGACGACAGCATTAAGTGGATGGGTTATTTCAATTTCAACTACAACTGGCAGTTTTTCAAAAGCCTTAATCTTCCGCTGCTGACTATTTTTGGTATCAATTCCCACTTTTATCCTTTTACCAACACAATTGACGGACGTCAGGGATATATATTCTTCAATGTACCTGTCGGCTTACGTTATAACCTTGAACTGGCTGACGGACTAATTGTTTCTCCCGTGTTCAGATACAATTTTGGCCTGTCCAGAGTGCATTCGCTAAGCCCTACTTATTGGACAGTCGGGGTGGATGCCAGAATGAAATTCTTGCAAGGTGGAATCAGCTACAATTATGGTGATTTTGTAAAATATCTCGGGTTTAGGGCAGGATTTGCATTCTGATCGAATCCAATACCTAAAAATCCCTGTCAGATAATTCTGACAGGGATTTTTATTTAATAAGTTCTTTTAGTCTTTCTACAAGAATCTCAGGATTAAAAGGTTTCTCGATAAATTCATCTGCACCACAGTCTAACACTTCTTCCCTGCTACCTGAGATAACCATAGCAGTAAGGGCAATGATAGGAATGGAAGTGTTGGTTTTTCTGATTTCCTTAATCGCTTCATAACCCCCCATCACCGGCATCCTCAAATCCATGATAATGGCATCAAAGCCACTATCTTTATTGAATATATCGAGTGCTTCCTTTCCATTAGTGGCTCTGACCACTTCACATTCGTGTTTTTTCAATAAATGCCTGACCAGCATAAAGTTAAAATCTTCATCTTCTGCAAGCAATATTTTTTTCCCTTTCAGTCCATTTGTCGATTCACTCAGATCAGTCATTAATTTTTTGTCATTATTGATTTTATAAAGAGGGACTGAAAAATAAAAGGTGCTTCCAATTCCTTTTTCTGATTCAATCCATAAATTTCCATTCAATAATTTAGCCAAATGATAGGAAATATATAATCCCAACCCGGCACCCCTGTTGGATTTACCGGCAGTTTCCTGTGCCTGCCAAAATTTCTGAAATATCTTGTCCTGTGATTCCTTTTCAATTCCAATACCACTGTCTTTAATATAAAAAACGCATTCCTTTTCATTCTGCAAATAATACCCTGCCTCAACAGAGCCTTCTTCTGTAAATTTCAATGCGTTTTTCAGCAAATTAATCAAAACCTGCTTTACTCTGATGGGATCAGAAAATATTTCAACATCTTCTGCTGTTTCAGGAATACTCAGTCTGATATGCTCCTTCTTCATCAATTGCATTTCCGCTCTGATTATTCCACCTATATCACTGAAAATATCACGGATATTTATTTTACGGTTTTCAATACGCAAATTCCCCGACTCTATCAAAGAAACATCGAACAAGTCATCAATAATACCACTTAATTGCAAGCCACTGTTTTTTATAATTTCAGCATATTCCAGCATTTCTTCCGTTGAAGTTTCTTTATTACACACTGAAGATAGCCCAATAATAACATTAAGGGGTGTGCGAAGCTCATGCGACATCGACATTAAAAATGATGTCTTCAGCTGATCTGATTCTTCAGCCTTCTTCAATGCTTCATTCAGCGCTTCATATTGAAGTTTTAATGCAGTCTGGTTAAACAAGGAAAAGATAACTTCTTCAATATCGCCCTGTTCGTTTTTCAATACAGCCGAGCTGATTTCGAAGTACACCTTACTTCCGTTTTGCTCAACCCATTGAATTTCAAAGTTTCTGCCCTTCTTTTCAAATTTAAGCCATTTTAACTCATGATTAATTGTTTCTCTGACTTCCTCCGGAAAAATATCTTTAAAGTATTCATTAGTCAACTCATCTGATGTCTTTTTAAATAATTGAATGGTCTTTTCATTGCACAGTTTTATCCTGAAATCCTTCCCTGTTACCACTACGGGAGCAGGAAATAATGATAAAAGATTGAAATAAAGTTTATTAGTCAGATTCAGTTCTTTTTTCTGCTCAGCCTTGGTTGTAATCAATGTCGCTATCTGATTGTATTCTGCAACATTCATAATCCGTTGATTATCCGTAACATCTGTTTCATTCTGCAAGGCTTCTTTCAGAATTCTCATGGGTTTTACAAACCAACGGAGCGAAAGAAAAATGACTAAAAGCAGGAAAATAAAACATAACAAAAGTACTACCGTAAGCTGCGTCAGATAACTTCTCTCCAGTTTATTGAGAATTGAATCTGTTTTACTTGCAGATAACCAAACAACGGGAGTAGTATCGATATCTCCTTTTAATGGAAGGAAAAAAGCAATTTTCTGAGCCCTCTTGTCAAATTTTAACGTATCAGTAACGGGAATAAAACTTAGACCTGTAATTTCCTTTAGTTCCTCAATAAATTCGTAATCCCATTTCTTTCCAACGAAAAAATAGCCATAAGGCGGACTTTTCCTTAAAGTGTCCAGGGAAGGATGTATTGAGCCGCCAAAAAACTCAACCACATATCCGTGATGATACAGATAAAACCGGATTAAAGGTTTTTTGCTGAAAAGCGAAGGCATATCATCAAAATAATCTTTCAGGTTCAGATGATCTGAACTCAGAGAATTGTAAGCAAAAACTGAATTCCCGTTCTCATTGAAAACAAGACAATAATCAGCTTTAAAAATTTCAGATGATAAAATAAAATTATCCCTTGCAAATACTTCATCAGGGGAATGGATGTATTTGATCATTTCATCCCATACAGTGTAATCCTCAACAAACTTCTTCAGTGCCTCATTTTTCAGGTTGATTGTAGCAGCCAGCAATGCTCTGGCTGAGGTCTCCGATGTACGGTAATTCTGCCTGATGCTATTCAGCAGCTTAAGGCTATAAAATCCATTAATAACAAAAATAACCACAAACCCTGCTATCAATATTCCCAGCACTCTTCTTTGCATACTGTTTTTCATACACTCTGCTTAAAATGATATTCCTCCAACAAAATAAATATTCCTGCTCTCCGGATTTAAAATAAGACGGGCATTTACCGCAAGGTTTAAATTTTCTGTTACTTTTATATTTCTGCTGACACTCATTCCGCAATTCACAACAGCAAACCTGCCGGCATAATAACCGTTAAAGGGTGTAAATCCGGCAAAAACTTCCAGACTATAATCTTTCCATTCTTTCACATAACCGGCTTCGGCATAACTCGAATAGGCATTTACGATTGAGAGGCTGTCGGAAGGGTCTTTCAGTTTTTTATCCGGGCCATAAATCATTGAGTAGAATGAAAAGCTCAACGGTATTTTGAAAGGACTTAACTCAATTCCACTCTCAATCAGATGAGGAGTAGATGAGTTTTTAAAGTCAAATATTGAATTATCAGCCAGAGAATAATATGTATTCAGATAGTCGGTCAGTCCGATTTTCAGCCAATCAACGGGTGAATAAAACAGGTAAAAATCAATTTCCTGCATATCGGCAGGGGTTAAAGAATATGCACCCCAAACGCCAAAAGTAAATTTTCCGGGAGAATATTCCACGCAAGGCTGAATGCTGGGCGATTGCCCGATATCGCTTCCCCTCCACACATAACGGCTTACCAGATCAAGCGAAACAGATAAGGGGGGTTCCGAA is a genomic window containing:
- a CDS encoding response regulator; translated protein: MKNSMQRRVLGILIAGFVVIFVINGFYSLKLLNSIRQNYRTSETSARALLAATINLKNEALKKFVEDYTVWDEMIKYIHSPDEVFARDNFILSSEIFKADYCLVFNENGNSVFAYNSLSSDHLNLKDYFDDMPSLFSKKPLIRFYLYHHGYVVEFFGGSIHPSLDTLRKSPPYGYFFVGKKWDYEFIEELKEITGLSFIPVTDTLKFDKRAQKIAFFLPLKGDIDTTPVVWLSASKTDSILNKLERSYLTQLTVVLLLCFIFLLLVIFLSLRWFVKPMRILKEALQNETDVTDNQRIMNVAEYNQIATLITTKAEQKKELNLTNKLYFNLLSLFPAPVVVTGKDFRIKLCNEKTIQLFKKTSDELTNEYFKDIFPEEVRETINHELKWLKFEKKGRNFEIQWVEQNGSKVYFEISSAVLKNEQGDIEEVIFSLFNQTALKLQYEALNEALKKAEESDQLKTSFLMSMSHELRTPLNVIIGLSSVCNKETSTEEMLEYAEIIKNSGLQLSGIIDDLFDVSLIESGNLRIENRKINIRDIFSDIGGIIRAEMQLMKKEHIRLSIPETAEDVEIFSDPIRVKQVLINLLKNALKFTEEGSVEAGYYLQNEKECVFYIKDSGIGIEKESQDKIFQKFWQAQETAGKSNRGAGLGLYISYHLAKLLNGNLWIESEKGIGSTFYFSVPLYKINNDKKLMTDLSESTNGLKGKKILLAEDEDFNFMLVRHLLKKHECEVVRATNGKEALDIFNKDSGFDAIIMDLRMPVMGGYEAIKEIRKTNTSIPIIALTAMVISGSREEVLDCGADEFIEKPFNPEILVERLKELIK